A window of Quercus robur chromosome 12, dhQueRobu3.1, whole genome shotgun sequence genomic DNA:
ATTATAAATTAGTATCTGCATCCaatcttcaaaaagaaaaagaaaaagaaaaagaaaaagaaatctctATTGTCTCTAACTCTCTTTTTGGAATGTGAATATTTACAGAATCCCATGAATTGCCCCCTACCCCTCCCCAAAACATATTTTGAACAtatttttatgattcatttcTGTTAAAAATCGACATTCGCCAACCTtgatagcctttttttttttttttttccttctaaaaaaaaaaaaaaagagctatcAAGCCTTCTTACCTTGGATTACATATTCATACTTCAATATTGCAATTGCTCTCCCAAAACTCCAATTTTCAGTGGTTTGCAAAGGCTTGGACTACCATTTCAACAAGTagcacaaaattcaaaataaatagcaATAATTTCTCATAGTGCCAAAAATTTCATAAGAGATCAGAACAATAACGGGAAGTCCAGAGAACTACAACAATACACAGACCTATCAAGTTGAACTACTTTCTAGTTTCCAAGGAAAAATATTCAACGAGCAAAACTGCCAAAATGATATGTCCCATGACAATTTCCAACAATAAGATCCAAAACGCCAAAGAAGAGACCTCATTCAGTCCATGGCAACAATACTAAAAGTCATCTTTCACAAAACCACAGCAAAGTTTATTTCGCACTATCATATGAACAATGAGAGTTACATGTTCATATATAGATGTTGAAGAAAAGTCTCCACAACAAAATCGTCGTTTACCGCACTGGCTGCTGGTTGTAATggttcttctctttcttctttgctGCTGCAAGTCTCGCATTCCTTGCAGCAGCCTCTTGAGCAGCAGCTTTTGCAGCAGCGTCCATCTCTTTACtagatttcttctttttcatagATGCCATCTTCTTTAGCCTCTCCTTCACATCAACAGCAGATGCATCCTCTTCTGTCTGTTCAGTACCAGCAGCTTCATCTGAACCATTGGTCATGTCTGCATTGTTGGGCTGATCCTGGGCTTCTTTCGCCTCCTTGGAAGTTttatccttctttttcttcttcttagagCTCTTGGACTCCATAGAAACATTATCCTTTTTCTCACCATCTGCAGTAGCCTCCCCATCTTTCTTCTCTTGTGCATCAACTAACAATGCAAGCCAAGAAATTTTGTTCAggcaatatttaaatttattgattcAAAAGACAAGTTTAAGTAAATGCTTGTGGGCTGATATAAATCTTAGAATGCATAATTATCatcacattaaaaaatttaaaataataataataataaaaatcaaatcaaatgatCTAAATCCATAACATGATGAGAAGCAACTCATACCTAATAAACTAAGTACTCATATACTTGTGCATATTGTAAATTGGCTCTGAAAATGCATAATAGATGTGGTAATTCAAGGACAGCCAAAAATGATAATAACCAAGCCTAATGTTCTAAACACGTGGTTCACTATGCATGTGCCACACGCACATATATGCATTTCTGTGCACGTGTGTGTGTACACgcgcgtgagagagagagagagcaacccTAGAAAAGACTCCATTAGATTCTTGAAATGAGatcatttattaaattatttgcaGCTTTTTTGGCTATGTGAAACTCAAGTTTAttagagtaaaaataaaaagtaatccAAGTGGAGATGGTAAAAATAACTTAAACCTTTTTAAGCTGGAAACTGAACTAGGCACAAAATTAGAAAGCATTAGAAAGTTTCATCAACAGATATAGGTCACATTTACCACGTGACTCATCTTGTTCATTGCTGTCTTTCTGGGAAACTCCAAAATCAGCCAAAAGGGCCTCAAGCTCAGCAagctccttcttcttcctttcctttttcgAAAGCTGCCTCTCTGTCTCCTTAGCTGGGACAACTTCCAGAGCTTTCTTTGCCTCTGGTTCAGGGTGCACTGGAACCTCAGTTTCATGTTCATGCTCTTCCTCAACATCATCAtccccttcatcttcttcactctcACTATCCTATAATCACAGATAGACAACAATTTATAAACCGTCAATAATTTCCAACCATGCAACCAAAAACTTTATTTGCAGTCACATAAGCAAATTCCTTTAAAAAGGAAAGTTAATTCTATAAAGAAATACTAAACAGTTTACAGACCAACAGCtccacccacccccccccccccccaaaaaaaaaaaaaaaaactaaaatgttCGTGCCATCACCATTCAGCAATTGATTGCTAATCATAAGAAGCAATGTATTGAAAGAAGCATGACATtaatgaaattataattttagaaatGTGGTAATCTCAAAAGGCTTTGGTAGAGTTTTATTTCTCTTACAGGGTGCAATAAtctataaaactcatttacatTTCAAAGAACATTTCAGACTCGCAcaattaatttcattttgtaCAAAGCTGTACAGCCTATAGAGGCTGAAAACACAACatacaccaaaaaaatttaaaaaaattaaaaaaa
This region includes:
- the LOC126708033 gene encoding uncharacterized protein LOC126708033 — its product is MVGGGSRRDEGSLVLNNTNVFAALDTRRKKKKSDKDRKGGKGSSNSKENSGSAPKEPEPQKYWTPAPLNAKSWADVDDEDEDDYYASSAPAQDIWAGQEHEEQQQQQSTTTDQLSHPEDSESEEDEGDDDVEEEHEHETEVPVHPEPEAKKALEVVPAKETERQLSKKERKKKELAELEALLADFGVSQKDSNEQDESRVDAQEKKDGEATADGEKKDNVSMESKSSKKKKKKDKTSKEAKEAQDQPNNADMTNGSDEAAGTEQTEEDASAVDVKERLKKMASMKKKKSSKEMDAAAKAAAQEAAARNARLAAAKKKEKNHYNQQPVR